A stretch of the Teredinibacter haidensis genome encodes the following:
- a CDS encoding arylesterase: MILKRLYFYLCIISLYGFVPTSHAEQKLNLLVVGDSLSAAYNLAEEQGWVYLLQQRIDLQSEYGARYRVVNASVGGATSAAALQRIPSLLQQYQPHIVILEMGANDGLQGKPIPYITRNLGKLIELSQKAGAKVVLTGIHLPPNYGKRYTEPFFNQYKLLSREYDLPLVPFLLEDVATHNHLMQADRLHPTAEAQSIVLDNVWVILEKLM, from the coding sequence ATGATTCTTAAACGTTTATATTTCTATTTGTGCATTATTTCCTTATATGGCTTTGTACCTACAAGCCATGCAGAGCAAAAGCTAAATTTATTAGTTGTTGGGGATAGCCTTAGCGCAGCCTACAATCTTGCTGAAGAGCAGGGTTGGGTCTACCTCTTGCAGCAGCGCATAGATTTGCAATCTGAGTACGGTGCGCGCTATCGCGTCGTGAATGCATCCGTCGGAGGTGCGACCAGTGCCGCTGCTCTGCAGAGAATTCCATCGTTATTACAGCAATATCAGCCACACATTGTCATCTTGGAAATGGGGGCTAATGATGGGCTTCAGGGAAAACCCATCCCTTATATTACCCGAAACCTTGGCAAGCTTATTGAACTCAGCCAGAAGGCTGGGGCAAAGGTTGTGCTTACAGGAATCCATCTCCCCCCCAACTATGGGAAACGCTATACAGAACCATTTTTCAACCAATATAAACTGTTATCGCGAGAATATGATCTTCCTCTGGTTCCCTTCCTGTTGGAGGATGTGGCGACACATAATCATTTAATGCAGGCTGATCGTTTACATCCAACTGCTGAAGCGCAATCTATTGTTTTGGATAATGTCTGGGTTATTTTGGAAAAGTTAATGTGA
- a CDS encoding SLC13 family permease, whose product MATANMRSLAATVLLFAAILFTELFGIPGVNLTHAQEITAAILIVAAVLWVSEWVSLFVVSFMILALEIVWLLPALHDLGNTSLKTSIFFSPFFSNIILLFLGGFVLSSLMQKYGLDIRFAQLILRRTKGLPSLTLLGIILACSFLSMWISNTATTAMMLTMVFPLIKKIPEGNPFRKALVLCIPFACNLGGIGTPIGTPPNAIALSYLTQHGYTISFAKWMILTFPFLIFFLFLLWQMLLRLFPAGDLRLEVPERHTGKFGLKHWAAVAVFATTAMGWFFASKLGLATGTVGLFPVIVCFWFGLLSTQDFRDLPWDVLYMVSGGLALGVALNITGLGEVMINALPLEGSPVVLLMITAAVAGAMSTVMSNTATAGLVIPLVMNLPFENEFILALVVALALMCSMAMALPVSTPPNAIAFSSRAISSKDMILTGGIITLVGYVCVAFFGPMYWQFVLSIMGV is encoded by the coding sequence ATGGCCACCGCCAATATGCGCAGTTTGGCAGCAACAGTACTACTATTTGCAGCAATTCTTTTCACTGAACTCTTTGGGATACCCGGCGTAAACCTTACCCACGCTCAGGAAATCACTGCAGCCATATTGATCGTTGCTGCGGTGCTGTGGGTTTCGGAGTGGGTATCACTGTTTGTTGTGAGTTTTATGATTCTCGCTCTGGAAATTGTCTGGTTGCTCCCCGCCCTGCACGACCTGGGGAACACGAGTCTGAAAACCAGCATATTTTTCAGCCCCTTCTTCTCTAATATCATCTTGCTATTCCTGGGGGGATTCGTTCTATCCAGTTTGATGCAGAAATACGGTCTGGATATTCGCTTTGCTCAATTAATTTTACGACGTACCAAGGGCCTGCCCTCACTAACACTTTTGGGCATCATCCTCGCCTGTTCGTTTTTGTCGATGTGGATTAGCAACACCGCTACAACGGCCATGATGCTGACGATGGTATTTCCTCTTATCAAAAAAATCCCAGAGGGAAACCCCTTCCGCAAGGCGCTCGTTCTGTGCATACCTTTTGCCTGTAACCTCGGCGGCATTGGTACCCCCATTGGAACACCACCCAACGCAATCGCACTCTCCTACCTAACGCAGCACGGTTATACCATCAGCTTCGCCAAATGGATGATCCTTACATTTCCCTTCTTGATCTTTTTCCTGTTTCTTTTATGGCAAATGCTACTGCGCCTATTTCCCGCAGGAGACTTGCGACTGGAAGTACCCGAGCGACATACCGGTAAGTTTGGCCTAAAACACTGGGCTGCGGTTGCCGTATTTGCCACCACAGCAATGGGCTGGTTTTTCGCCAGCAAACTGGGCCTGGCGACCGGTACGGTCGGCCTATTCCCGGTAATTGTATGCTTCTGGTTTGGCCTATTAAGCACCCAGGATTTTCGTGACCTACCGTGGGATGTGCTCTATATGGTATCCGGCGGTCTGGCCCTCGGTGTCGCGCTAAACATTACGGGTTTAGGTGAGGTCATGATTAACGCCTTGCCGCTTGAAGGCTCTCCGGTAGTTCTACTTATGATCACTGCTGCGGTTGCGGGAGCTATGTCCACAGTAATGAGCAATACCGCGACGGCTGGCCTGGTAATCCCTCTTGTGATGAATTTGCCCTTCGAAAACGAATTTATCCTTGCACTGGTCGTGGCATTGGCACTAATGTGTTCCATGGCTATGGCTTTGCCCGTGAGCACACCACCCAATGCCATTGCATTTAGCTCGCGAGCCATTAGCAGCAAAGATATGATACTGACTGGAGGGATTATTACCCTGGTTGGTTACGTGTGTGTAGCGTTTTTTGGCCCTATGTACTGGCAGTTCGTACTGTCAATTATGGGGGTATAA
- a CDS encoding HAD family hydrolase: protein MLYIFDWDGTISDSAAKIVRCMRSATQAAGLVDKDDDEIKNIIGLGLPEAIRAIYPQISDEDLERVRHGYSSFFTAADATPSPFFHGAMDVLQALADAGHTLAIATGKSRRGLDRVLQKLDLNAFFHGSRCADETASKPNPKMLLELLAEFGVSVGEAVMIGDTEYDMAMAKKIDMPRIAVSFGAHHIDRLKPYKPVMCVDQFQQILEWRK, encoded by the coding sequence GTGCTGTATATTTTTGATTGGGATGGCACCATTAGTGACTCTGCGGCTAAGATTGTGCGTTGCATGCGTTCGGCTACGCAGGCCGCGGGTTTGGTCGACAAAGACGATGACGAGATAAAAAATATTATCGGTTTAGGTTTGCCTGAGGCTATTCGTGCTATATACCCACAAATAAGTGATGAAGATTTGGAGAGGGTGCGGCACGGGTATTCATCGTTTTTTACGGCTGCGGATGCGACGCCGTCACCATTTTTTCATGGTGCGATGGATGTTCTGCAGGCGTTGGCTGATGCCGGCCACACGCTAGCAATAGCAACGGGTAAAAGCCGTCGAGGGTTGGATCGTGTACTGCAAAAGCTGGATTTGAATGCTTTTTTCCACGGAAGTCGTTGTGCCGATGAGACTGCGTCCAAGCCGAACCCTAAAATGTTGTTGGAGCTATTAGCAGAATTCGGGGTATCTGTGGGCGAGGCTGTTATGATTGGCGATACAGAATACGATATGGCCATGGCTAAAAAAATTGATATGCCGCGTATTGCTGTTAGTTTTGGGGCTCACCATATTGATCGGTTAAAACCCTATAAGCCTGTAATGTGTGTCGATCAGTTTCAGCAGATTTTGGAGTGGAGAAAATAA
- a CDS encoding GNAT family N-acetyltransferase, which produces MLDNLFVVVADYSRFEHKNAIAEMMRGYSGDDMGGGEPLSEEHCGKIASSLSDFGQAVTVLVFSDKENVKPVGIATSLKSFSTFYLKPILNLHDVFVVDAWRGKGVGGLLLGKTEEIAKNMGCCKLTLEVLNNNLSAKALYNKNGFNPYRLAEEAGEAMFWQKRI; this is translated from the coding sequence ATGTTGGATAATCTCTTTGTGGTCGTAGCTGACTACTCACGCTTCGAGCATAAAAATGCGATTGCTGAAATGATGAGAGGCTATTCTGGTGACGATATGGGGGGAGGGGAGCCTCTGTCTGAAGAGCATTGCGGAAAAATAGCTAGCAGTTTAAGTGATTTTGGGCAGGCTGTAACCGTTCTGGTTTTTTCCGATAAAGAGAATGTTAAACCGGTTGGTATTGCTACTTCTCTAAAATCTTTTTCAACCTTCTATTTGAAACCCATTTTAAACTTGCACGATGTTTTTGTAGTAGATGCTTGGCGTGGCAAGGGTGTTGGGGGTTTATTGCTGGGCAAGACGGAAGAGATCGCAAAGAATATGGGCTGTTGCAAGTTGACGCTTGAGGTCTTGAATAATAATCTTTCTGCTAAAGCGCTTTATAATAAAAATGGCTTCAATCCTTATCGGTTGGCGGAAGAGGCTGGTGAAGCAATGTTTTGGCAGAAGCGAATATAA
- the rluC gene encoding 23S rRNA pseudouridine(955/2504/2580) synthase RluC, with protein MTSKVQLVTITEDAEGQRLDNFLISRLKGVPKSMIYRIIRKGEVRVNKGRAKPERKLQANDVVRIPPVRVSEGKVEVKASDGLRNLLSESILYESIGLIVVNKPSGLAVHGGSGISLGLIESLRQMRTENTFLELVHRLDRDTSGCVLVAKKRSMLVYLQNLFREKKQIDKRYLALVKGRWPNRAKVVEAPLQKNELQSGERVVRVSLEGKASKTEFEVVQRYENATLVQVKPITGRTHQIRVHAQHKGHPLACDDKYGDDDFDREMKTLGCKRLFLHAASLSFNLPTGEALFVEAPLPDDLQIVLDNLE; from the coding sequence ATGACCAGTAAAGTCCAGTTAGTTACCATTACCGAAGATGCCGAAGGTCAGCGATTGGATAATTTCCTGATATCGCGCTTGAAGGGTGTTCCGAAATCAATGATCTACAGGATTATTCGCAAGGGGGAGGTGCGTGTTAATAAGGGCAGAGCCAAGCCCGAGAGAAAGCTTCAAGCGAATGATGTTGTTCGCATTCCACCGGTCAGAGTATCTGAAGGGAAGGTGGAGGTTAAGGCAAGTGATGGCCTGCGAAACCTGCTGTCGGAATCCATTCTATATGAAAGTATAGGATTGATCGTTGTTAACAAACCCTCCGGGCTTGCGGTGCACGGAGGTAGTGGTATCAGCCTGGGTTTAATCGAATCGTTAAGGCAGATGCGAACGGAAAATACCTTTTTGGAATTGGTGCATCGATTGGATCGCGACACCTCCGGCTGTGTGTTGGTGGCCAAAAAACGTTCGATGCTTGTGTATTTGCAGAATTTGTTCCGGGAAAAGAAGCAAATTGACAAGCGCTATTTGGCATTAGTAAAAGGTCGTTGGCCTAATCGCGCCAAGGTGGTGGAGGCGCCACTTCAGAAAAATGAGCTGCAAAGCGGAGAGCGTGTAGTGCGTGTAAGTCTGGAGGGTAAGGCGTCCAAAACCGAGTTTGAGGTTGTTCAGCGTTATGAAAATGCAACCTTAGTGCAGGTAAAGCCCATAACCGGGCGAACCCATCAGATTCGCGTTCACGCTCAGCACAAGGGGCACCCGTTAGCGTGTGATGACAAATACGGTGATGATGATTTTGATCGTGAAATGAAGACGTTGGGATGTAAGCGGCTGTTCCTTCACGCTGCGTCGTTGTCGTTTAATTTGCCCACCGGAGAGGCGTTGTTTGTTGAGGCGCCGCTGCCGGATGATCTACAGATTGTACTAGATAATTTGGAGTAA
- a CDS encoding ABC transporter permease, translating into MKSIFTLFWRDFRSGELNILIFSLLLATATVTSISLFTSRIQNSILDEATEFLAADAQIRSTLAIKQPWQEQASASGLQTANLATFRTMAFSNNGMQLVAIKAVSEQYPLKGAVTLSDQLLGKAYTASRAPAKGELWLTSRLFSALNIQVGESLTIGDASFIASRVLIKEPDSPQTFFGVAPRIIMHYADIEATNAIQVGSRVNYALLVSGNQKQVNQFKKWIEPELGNHARWIDVKDSNQNVGDALERAEKFLLLAGSLSVLLCGVAIALAARRYAIRQSPTVALLKTFGQTPTQILLRYLIVLVVLGCSSVLLGAMLGWILHGVILQLLHSLLPPELAAASLMAFFTGAIAGFVTLLAFAAPPLISLRNIPPAAVLRQGASNNIVSPRTASILGFTTITLLIFVYSKNIMITTVIALGGLITLIGGGLLAWLILAIAKQLSHKLNNEWRLGIANLKRHQGFNAIQIVIFSSILMLLLILIDTRTSLVFQWQKQLPEHAPNHFLFNIFNDEKPIVENLLKQAELKFSPFYPMTRGRITLVNGDSVKPRIETTESHMNYERELNLTWATTLGDDNDIIEGQWHGDKNEDLIVSAELEYARGLDLKVGDQLTFSVAGEKMTATLGSLRSVQWDSMNPNFFMIFSQPLLDNTATNWLTSVYLDPQNKTILNQLTSQVPTVSVVELDQMIKQVQSIIGQVSLAVEFILLLVLAAGTLVLITSVQATLDVRFQESAILRTLGAKRRLVLRVLIIEFTSLGFMAGLLASIGAQFSLYLLQTRIFQLEFSASPLVILLGPVAGALLIGTIGWLSTRKVTYQPPLTILRSLE; encoded by the coding sequence ATGAAATCTATTTTTACATTATTCTGGCGAGATTTTCGCAGCGGGGAACTCAATATTCTGATTTTCTCTCTACTCTTGGCGACCGCAACCGTCACAAGCATAAGTTTGTTTACCAGTCGGATTCAAAATTCCATACTAGATGAAGCTACAGAGTTTCTAGCCGCCGATGCTCAAATTCGTAGCACGCTTGCAATCAAACAGCCCTGGCAGGAACAAGCCAGCGCCAGCGGCCTGCAAACAGCCAACCTAGCGACCTTCCGCACCATGGCATTTTCAAACAATGGCATGCAGCTTGTTGCCATCAAAGCCGTGAGCGAACAGTACCCACTAAAAGGTGCTGTAACACTTTCAGACCAACTATTAGGTAAAGCGTATACTGCTTCACGAGCCCCCGCCAAGGGGGAGCTGTGGTTAACTTCACGATTATTTTCTGCTCTCAATATTCAAGTTGGCGAATCACTGACTATTGGCGATGCCAGCTTTATCGCATCCCGAGTACTGATCAAAGAACCAGATAGTCCCCAAACATTTTTTGGTGTCGCACCACGCATAATTATGCACTACGCAGATATCGAAGCCACAAACGCAATACAAGTCGGCAGTCGAGTCAATTATGCGCTACTCGTCAGCGGAAACCAAAAGCAAGTTAACCAATTCAAAAAATGGATCGAACCAGAATTGGGGAATCACGCTCGCTGGATCGATGTGAAAGACAGCAACCAAAACGTAGGTGACGCCTTGGAGCGCGCCGAAAAATTTTTACTCCTGGCCGGTAGTCTTAGCGTTCTACTATGCGGTGTAGCCATTGCGTTGGCGGCCCGTCGCTACGCTATCCGTCAGTCACCTACCGTCGCACTTCTAAAGACCTTTGGGCAAACACCTACACAAATTTTGCTTCGCTATTTAATCGTTCTCGTTGTATTGGGGTGTAGCAGTGTACTGTTAGGCGCAATGCTCGGCTGGATATTACACGGTGTCATCCTACAGTTACTGCATTCTCTGCTCCCGCCCGAGCTGGCAGCAGCATCTTTAATGGCTTTTTTCACTGGCGCCATTGCTGGATTTGTTACGTTACTCGCATTTGCTGCACCACCACTCATTTCATTGCGCAACATTCCTCCAGCTGCGGTATTAAGACAGGGAGCCAGCAATAATATTGTCAGTCCACGAACAGCTTCTATCTTGGGCTTTACCACGATTACATTACTGATTTTCGTCTATAGTAAAAATATAATGATAACCACAGTAATCGCCCTTGGCGGCCTGATAACGCTAATCGGTGGCGGACTATTAGCGTGGCTGATTCTTGCTATAGCAAAGCAACTGAGCCATAAGCTCAACAACGAGTGGCGACTGGGAATTGCCAACCTAAAGCGTCATCAAGGTTTTAACGCCATACAAATCGTTATATTTTCCTCCATTTTAATGCTACTGCTCATTCTAATTGATACCCGTACGAGTTTAGTTTTTCAGTGGCAAAAGCAATTACCCGAACACGCCCCTAATCATTTCCTATTTAATATATTTAATGATGAAAAACCAATAGTCGAAAACTTATTAAAGCAGGCAGAGCTCAAGTTCAGCCCCTTTTATCCGATGACCCGTGGACGCATAACTCTAGTAAATGGTGATTCAGTAAAACCGCGTATTGAAACAACAGAATCCCACATGAATTATGAGCGAGAGTTAAACCTTACATGGGCAACTACTCTTGGTGATGATAACGACATTATCGAAGGCCAATGGCATGGTGACAAAAACGAAGACTTAATTGTTTCAGCAGAATTGGAATATGCTCGAGGGCTTGATTTAAAAGTGGGCGACCAGCTCACCTTTAGTGTTGCTGGCGAGAAAATGACAGCCACGCTAGGTAGTTTGCGATCCGTTCAATGGGATTCAATGAACCCCAACTTCTTCATGATTTTTAGCCAGCCACTCCTAGATAATACCGCGACCAACTGGTTAACAAGTGTCTATTTGGATCCGCAAAATAAAACCATACTTAATCAGCTCACCAGCCAGGTGCCAACAGTATCAGTTGTTGAATTAGACCAGATGATAAAGCAAGTACAGAGCATTATCGGACAGGTATCTTTAGCCGTGGAGTTTATTCTTCTACTCGTACTGGCCGCAGGGACCTTGGTATTGATTACGAGCGTACAGGCCACGCTCGATGTCCGTTTCCAGGAAAGCGCCATTCTTCGAACACTTGGAGCCAAGCGAAGGCTGGTACTACGAGTACTTATAATTGAATTCACCAGCTTGGGCTTTATGGCTGGCCTGCTCGCCAGTATTGGTGCTCAGTTTTCCCTATATTTATTGCAGACTCGAATATTTCAACTAGAGTTCTCTGCAAGCCCCCTAGTGATATTGCTGGGCCCTGTCGCTGGCGCTTTACTTATTGGCACAATTGGCTGGTTATCCACTCGGAAAGTTACCTATCAGCCCCCCCTTACCATTTTAAGGTCTTTGGAGTGA
- a CDS encoding DUF2288 domain-containing protein, whose translation MSTSDSPENRQAKLNRETASIAWRELQRFFATGKAVFVSPNIDLLDVAEALLVDDSTKLKQWMSEDLVHPVSDTEASNWYDKDAFVWPVVISPWVLVQPK comes from the coding sequence ATGTCTACATCAGACAGCCCTGAGAATCGACAAGCCAAACTCAATAGAGAAACGGCCAGTATTGCGTGGAGGGAATTACAACGGTTCTTTGCTACAGGCAAAGCGGTTTTCGTGTCGCCCAACATCGATTTATTGGACGTTGCTGAAGCGTTATTAGTTGACGATTCGACGAAGCTTAAGCAGTGGATGAGCGAGGATTTAGTTCATCCTGTTTCAGATACTGAAGCCAGTAATTGGTACGACAAGGACGCTTTCGTCTGGCCTGTCGTCATTTCCCCGTGGGTTTTAGTTCAACCAAAGTAA
- a CDS encoding ABC transporter ATP-binding protein — translation MLQTRNLHHCVPVFDGQLEILKGINLEIKRGESVAIVGASGSGKSTLLGMLAGLDVPTSGEVLLDNTDITRLNEEERAGIRARMVSFVFQNFQLLGSLSALENVMLPLEVANRQDIQQKAKSYLARVGLSEREHHYPRQLSGGEQQRVALARAFSSEAPVLFADEPTGNLDSITGKSIADLLFTMNQEAGTTLVLVTHDQSLANRCQKQFRMEAGELEVVQ, via the coding sequence ATGCTTCAAACCCGAAATCTTCATCATTGCGTGCCAGTATTCGATGGCCAACTTGAGATACTGAAAGGTATTAACCTCGAAATCAAGCGTGGAGAATCTGTTGCTATTGTCGGCGCGTCCGGCTCTGGCAAATCAACCCTACTTGGAATGCTGGCCGGCTTGGATGTTCCCACTTCTGGCGAGGTCTTACTGGACAATACGGATATCACCCGGCTCAACGAAGAAGAACGTGCGGGTATTCGCGCTAGGATGGTATCGTTCGTATTTCAAAATTTTCAGCTCCTAGGTAGCCTATCGGCGTTGGAAAATGTGATGCTTCCACTGGAAGTGGCCAACCGACAAGATATTCAACAAAAAGCCAAGAGCTATCTTGCGCGAGTCGGCTTAAGTGAACGGGAACATCACTACCCACGACAACTGTCTGGAGGAGAGCAGCAACGAGTTGCCCTTGCTCGAGCATTTTCTTCCGAAGCACCCGTGCTGTTTGCAGATGAGCCCACAGGGAATCTGGACTCCATAACCGGAAAATCGATTGCAGACTTGCTCTTTACCATGAACCAGGAAGCCGGCACCACTCTTGTTTTGGTTACCCACGATCAATCCCTCGCAAATCGCTGCCAAAAACAATTTCGTATGGAAGCTGGCGAGCTGGAAGTTGTGCAATGA
- the rne gene encoding ribonuclease E has product MKRMLINATQPEELRVALVDGQWLYDLDIENRHREQKKANIYKGKITRIEPSLEAAFVEYDNGRNGFLPLKEISREYFIKQPRDIEGRIRIKDVIKEGMEVVVQVDKEERGNKGAALTTFISLAGRYLVLMPNNPRAGGISRRIDGDDRSELKDALSQIDIPEGMGIIVRTAGVGRSAEELQWDMGYLTQLWGNIKKAANESSAPEFLFQESNVIIRAIRDYLRPDIGEVIVDNQEAFDLATTFVDQVMPNYRSKVKLYGESVPLFNRFQIEGQIETAFQREVKLPSGGSIVIDVTEALISIDINSSRATKGGDIEETALQTNLEAADEIARQLRLRDMGGLVVIDFIDMQPVRNQRAVENRMRDALDMDRARVQVGRISRFGLLEMSRQRLRPSLGETTSKVCPRCSGQGTIRGTKNIALSIIRLVEEEAQKERSAVIRAIVPVSVGTYLLNEKRQSIYDIEKRHSTRVTILPNTDMVTPHFEVQRLRDDNESATEISYQIELNGEETADIVEVKAAPADNMPKPAVQQVAPAQPAPTPAKEPGLLSKVLKALGELFKGEAKPVSKPKSKGRGHQKRNDNTNNRNSNRRNNRQGDRDNNRQSGRDNKREVENKETSGQRAPKESNRRDRDQQQGERPERRRRNPRTGDNTDKSVTANNSQVTAENGRTSNNEDRPNKRPSNRRGRPQQRQRGPLPEVEAGLSQQAIGELEADQSKQTGNDEIEAKVSAPANDEAKNDERGDTRQRRGRNRNRNRNRREDNRQQPSTDEQAVTESTNANTDSKPVEPAVVAEPQVSTPKTSRPAVSEQVKDAPAPENNREKASSADKEAPSTVKEAPLAKKEVPAEPKVIVKPEEPAAEIENKPSIAQAELELTPATETAAKASKKVEAKPVDETAEKEPVKAVEPVSIPAQRELTRTSNDPRLAPKPVANTLITSVSSSVHMGRPLNTGEPAKIERKPRDIKRPANDPRAKRQQNPAAETTTTSDSNL; this is encoded by the coding sequence ATGAAAAGAATGCTAATCAACGCTACCCAGCCAGAAGAGCTGCGCGTAGCACTAGTGGATGGCCAATGGTTATACGACCTGGACATCGAGAATCGTCACAGAGAACAAAAAAAGGCCAACATCTACAAAGGTAAAATTACCCGAATTGAGCCCTCTCTTGAAGCAGCCTTTGTCGAATACGACAACGGCCGTAATGGCTTCCTCCCTCTTAAAGAAATCTCCCGCGAATACTTCATAAAGCAACCCCGCGACATTGAAGGCCGCATTCGAATCAAAGATGTTATAAAGGAAGGCATGGAAGTTGTTGTACAGGTGGACAAAGAAGAGAGAGGCAACAAAGGCGCCGCTCTCACCACTTTTATAAGCCTTGCAGGTCGCTACCTCGTTCTTATGCCCAACAATCCGCGTGCTGGTGGAATTTCACGTCGCATTGATGGCGATGACCGCTCTGAACTGAAGGATGCATTGAGCCAAATCGATATCCCAGAAGGTATGGGTATTATCGTACGCACCGCTGGTGTAGGCCGCTCTGCCGAGGAATTGCAGTGGGATATGGGTTACCTCACACAACTGTGGGGCAATATAAAAAAAGCGGCAAACGAATCCAGCGCACCTGAGTTTTTGTTCCAGGAAAGCAACGTTATTATTCGCGCCATTCGAGATTACCTGCGCCCGGATATAGGCGAAGTTATTGTCGACAACCAAGAAGCATTCGATCTCGCAACCACGTTTGTAGACCAAGTAATGCCTAACTACCGTAGCAAGGTAAAGCTCTACGGAGAGTCTGTCCCCCTGTTTAACCGCTTCCAAATCGAAGGCCAGATTGAAACGGCCTTTCAACGCGAAGTTAAACTGCCTTCCGGCGGCTCTATTGTTATAGATGTGACGGAGGCTTTGATTAGTATTGATATCAACTCCTCCCGCGCGACTAAAGGTGGTGACATTGAAGAAACCGCATTACAAACCAACCTAGAAGCCGCAGACGAAATCGCCCGTCAGTTGCGCCTGCGCGATATGGGTGGCTTAGTCGTCATCGACTTTATTGATATGCAGCCAGTACGCAACCAGCGCGCGGTGGAAAACCGTATGCGCGACGCGTTGGATATGGACCGGGCCCGAGTTCAAGTAGGCCGAATCTCCCGATTCGGACTACTTGAAATGTCGCGCCAGCGCTTGCGTCCATCACTGGGTGAAACCACCTCAAAAGTCTGCCCACGCTGTAGTGGCCAGGGCACCATTCGCGGAACAAAAAACATCGCTCTATCGATTATCCGCCTAGTAGAAGAAGAAGCTCAGAAAGAACGTAGTGCTGTTATTCGCGCCATTGTACCCGTTAGCGTTGGAACCTACCTTCTCAACGAGAAGCGTCAATCTATCTACGATATCGAAAAACGACACTCCACTCGTGTAACCATCTTACCCAACACCGATATGGTTACTCCACACTTTGAAGTTCAGCGACTGCGTGATGACAACGAATCCGCAACTGAAATCAGCTACCAGATCGAGCTAAACGGCGAAGAGACTGCGGATATCGTGGAAGTGAAAGCTGCGCCCGCGGACAATATGCCAAAACCAGCAGTTCAACAGGTCGCGCCTGCGCAGCCTGCACCGACACCAGCCAAAGAACCTGGCTTACTTTCTAAGGTGCTTAAAGCACTTGGCGAATTGTTTAAAGGTGAGGCAAAGCCTGTAAGCAAGCCAAAAAGCAAAGGTCGCGGGCACCAGAAACGCAACGACAACACCAACAACCGCAATAGCAATCGCCGAAACAACCGCCAAGGCGATCGCGACAACAATCGTCAGAGTGGCCGAGACAATAAGCGCGAAGTTGAAAATAAAGAAACCAGCGGTCAACGCGCCCCAAAAGAATCTAACCGACGTGATCGCGATCAGCAACAAGGGGAGCGTCCAGAGCGCCGTCGCCGCAACCCGCGCACTGGAGATAACACCGATAAGTCTGTAACTGCAAACAACAGTCAGGTCACCGCTGAAAACGGACGCACAAGCAACAACGAAGATCGCCCAAACAAACGCCCATCAAATCGTAGAGGGCGCCCACAGCAGCGTCAGCGCGGCCCATTGCCTGAGGTAGAAGCTGGACTAAGCCAACAGGCCATCGGCGAGCTTGAAGCAGACCAGAGCAAACAAACCGGTAATGATGAGATTGAAGCCAAAGTGTCCGCACCGGCAAATGATGAGGCCAAAAACGATGAACGTGGCGATACACGTCAACGTCGTGGCCGCAACCGCAATCGTAATCGAAACCGTCGTGAAGATAACCGCCAACAGCCCTCCACCGATGAGCAAGCGGTAACTGAAAGCACTAACGCTAACACCGATTCAAAACCCGTTGAACCTGCAGTTGTTGCAGAGCCGCAGGTTAGCACCCCCAAAACCTCGAGACCTGCTGTTTCCGAGCAAGTAAAAGATGCCCCAGCCCCAGAGAACAACAGGGAAAAGGCATCTTCAGCGGATAAAGAGGCACCCTCAACGGTGAAAGAGGCGCCTTTAGCTAAGAAAGAGGTACCCGCTGAACCGAAAGTGATTGTTAAACCAGAAGAGCCCGCGGCCGAAATCGAAAACAAGCCATCTATCGCCCAGGCCGAATTGGAACTCACTCCAGCCACAGAAACAGCAGCAAAGGCCAGTAAAAAAGTAGAGGCCAAACCTGTTGATGAAACCGCTGAGAAAGAGCCTGTAAAAGCCGTAGAGCCAGTATCAATACCAGCGCAACGCGAACTTACCCGCACCTCCAACGACCCACGCTTAGCGCCCAAGCCCGTCGCCAACACACTCATCACAAGTGTTTCCAGTAGTGTGCATATGGGACGACCATTGAACACTGGGGAGCCCGCGAAAATTGAGCGAAAACCTCGCGACATCAAGCGCCCAGCGAACGACCCCAGAGCCAAGCGGCAGCAAAATCCAGCAGCCGAAACGACAACAACATCGGATTCCAACCTATAG